In the Tautonia marina genome, one interval contains:
- a CDS encoding dihydrofolate reductase — MRCALVVATSPEGVIGRNGTIPWHLPRDLKRFRAITWGHPILMGRRTHESIGRPLPGRLNIIISGSLKPLANGCVVARSPSEALAIARATGTDEVMIVGGEALYREFLPVCDVLHLTTVEGTFDGDAHFPIESIRPEEWVVEHRESWPTDERHAFPHRYERLRRIRDSHE, encoded by the coding sequence ATGAGATGCGCCCTCGTCGTCGCCACCAGCCCCGAGGGAGTCATCGGCCGCAACGGGACGATCCCCTGGCATCTGCCAAGGGACCTGAAGCGGTTCCGGGCGATCACCTGGGGGCATCCAATTCTGATGGGCCGACGCACGCATGAGTCGATTGGGCGCCCGTTGCCCGGTCGCCTGAACATCATCATCTCGGGAAGTCTCAAGCCTCTCGCCAACGGTTGCGTGGTGGCCCGGTCACCGAGCGAAGCCCTGGCGATTGCCCGGGCCACCGGAACCGACGAGGTCATGATCGTTGGCGGTGAGGCCCTCTACCGTGAGTTTCTCCCTGTCTGTGACGTCCTGCATCTGACCACCGTCGAGGGGACCTTTGACGGCGACGCCCACTTCCCGATCGAATCCATTCGACCCGAGGAATGGGTCGTTGAACACCGCGAATCCTGGCCGACCGACGAGCGTCACGCCTTCCCTCATCGCTACGAACGCCTCCGCCGCATCCGGGATTCTCACGAGTGA
- a CDS encoding thymidylate synthase, whose translation MEEAYLDLLRDVRRHGVRKPTRAILPSTGQKIDALSVFGRQARYDLREGFPAVTTKRLAFGPVVHELIWFLKGSSNIVYLKEHGVTIWDEWADADGELGPVYGRQWRSWQAPDGRTIDQIAGLVHGLERLKVDPTDSIGRRLIVSAWNPSDIDAMALPPCHTLFQFWLTEGRLSCQLYQRSADLFLGVPFNIASYALLTVLVAHVTQVEPGEFVHTIGDAHIYTNHLDQVDEQLSRMPFPPPQVRIDPSVTSLDNLRRDQIELVNYRHHPTLRGEVAV comes from the coding sequence ATGGAAGAGGCGTATCTGGATCTGCTCCGCGATGTCCGGCGCCACGGGGTCCGGAAACCGACCCGAGCCATTTTGCCCTCGACCGGTCAAAAGATTGACGCGCTCAGCGTCTTCGGCCGGCAGGCCCGGTACGACCTCCGCGAAGGCTTCCCTGCCGTCACCACCAAACGCCTCGCCTTCGGGCCGGTCGTCCATGAGCTGATCTGGTTCCTCAAAGGTTCGTCGAATATCGTGTACTTAAAAGAACATGGCGTTACCATCTGGGACGAATGGGCCGACGCGGACGGAGAGCTTGGGCCCGTCTACGGTCGCCAGTGGCGCTCGTGGCAGGCTCCCGACGGCCGGACGATCGACCAGATCGCCGGACTCGTCCACGGCCTCGAACGCCTCAAAGTCGACCCGACCGATTCGATCGGCCGCCGCCTGATCGTCTCCGCCTGGAACCCGAGCGACATCGACGCAATGGCCCTGCCCCCCTGTCACACCCTTTTTCAATTCTGGCTGACCGAGGGTCGGCTCTCGTGCCAGCTCTACCAACGGTCGGCCGATCTGTTTCTCGGCGTCCCCTTCAACATCGCCAGTTACGCCCTGTTGACCGTTCTGGTCGCGCACGTCACACAGGTCGAACCGGGGGAGTTCGTTCACACGATTGGCGATGCCCACATTTACACCAACCATCTGGATCAGGTCGACGAGCAACTCTCGCGAATGCCCTTCCCACCCCCTCAGGTCCGGATCGATCCGTCGGTGACAAGCCTCGACAACCTCCGACGCGATCAGATCGAGCTCGTCAATTACCGCCACCACCCGACGCTCCGAGGAGAGGTGGCCGTATGA
- a CDS encoding NAD-dependent epimerase/dehydratase family protein, whose amino-acid sequence MAHSDLHQLDAIRDVDHLDELLSEPTPAVIEAMGRLEGDLIVLGASGKMGPTLTWMARRASDEAGVNRRVIGVARFSDPSREAWLKDRGIETVRCDLLDPDQLERLPDVPNVVHMPAFKFGASGDQATAWAVNCFLPGLVCRNFRDSRIVAFSTGNVYPLVPVESGGSLESDPLRPVGDYGMSCVGRERVMEYFSRANDIPMALIRLNYAVEPRYGVLVDIGRKVLAGESIDVSMGHFNTIWQGDANAMTLAAFDRVASPPFILNVTGQETLRVRDVAEQFAARFGRSAVITGTEAPDALLSNAQLSASLFGPPRISTDHLITLIADWLMQEKPLYDKPTRFEVRDGQF is encoded by the coding sequence GTGGCGCACTCCGACCTTCACCAGCTCGACGCGATCCGGGACGTCGATCATCTTGATGAGCTGCTCTCGGAGCCGACCCCGGCCGTGATTGAGGCGATGGGTCGGCTGGAGGGAGACCTGATCGTGCTTGGGGCCTCGGGGAAGATGGGGCCGACCCTGACCTGGATGGCGCGTCGGGCCTCGGACGAGGCGGGGGTCAACCGCCGAGTGATCGGCGTGGCCCGATTTTCCGACCCCTCTCGCGAGGCCTGGCTGAAAGACCGAGGGATCGAGACGGTTCGCTGCGATTTGCTTGATCCCGATCAGCTCGAACGTCTACCCGATGTTCCAAATGTGGTGCATATGCCCGCATTTAAATTCGGAGCGAGCGGCGATCAGGCGACGGCCTGGGCCGTCAATTGCTTCCTGCCGGGGCTGGTTTGCCGAAACTTTCGGGATAGCCGGATCGTGGCCTTCTCAACCGGAAACGTCTACCCGCTGGTGCCGGTCGAGAGTGGCGGATCGCTCGAATCGGACCCCCTTCGGCCGGTGGGTGACTACGGCATGAGTTGTGTCGGTCGCGAGCGGGTGATGGAGTATTTCAGCCGCGCGAATGACATTCCGATGGCCCTGATCCGCCTCAACTACGCGGTTGAGCCGCGTTACGGCGTGCTGGTGGACATTGGCCGCAAGGTTCTTGCCGGAGAATCGATTGATGTGTCGATGGGGCATTTCAACACGATCTGGCAAGGCGACGCCAATGCCATGACCCTCGCGGCGTTCGATCGCGTGGCCAGCCCTCCCTTCATTCTGAATGTGACCGGCCAGGAAACGCTCCGCGTACGCGATGTGGCCGAGCAGTTTGCCGCCCGGTTCGGCCGCTCCGCGGTGATCACCGGAACCGAAGCCCCGGATGCATTGCTCAGTAATGCTCAACTGTCTGCATCGCTCTTTGGACCGCCTCGCATCTCGACCGATCACTTGATCACGCTGATCGCGGATTGGTTAATGCAAGAGAAGCCTCTCTATGACAAGCCGACACGGTTCGAGGTCCGCGACGGGCAGTTCTGA
- a CDS encoding dihydrodipicolinate synthase family protein has protein sequence MPRALPPVVRDRLRSGAVIPAMPLALTADRRLDERRQRALCRYYAAAGAGGLAVGVHTTQFAIRDPNHGLFQPVLALAAEEMDRADDRSGRPLIRVGGICGRTDQAVSEARLLRDLGYHAGLLSLSAVAEEHDAAKLAHCRAVAEVIPLVGFYLQRAVGGPDLSYRFWRSFAEIDDVVAIKVAPFDRYRTLDVMRAVAESGRDDIALYTGNDDAIVHDLISPYRFQVGSRWVELRFVGGLLGHWAVWTKKAVELLETCHAAVSDEGAAEERSNALVVSLLRKAAQVTDTNAVFFDAANGFAGCIAGLHEILRRQGLLEGIWCLDPNEGLSPGQREEIDRVLESYPDLNDDAFVAEHRDEWLSG, from the coding sequence ATGCCCCGCGCGCTTCCGCCAGTGGTTCGCGATCGCCTGCGATCGGGGGCGGTGATTCCAGCCATGCCGCTTGCCCTGACGGCCGATCGCCGGCTCGACGAGCGACGGCAACGGGCGCTCTGCCGATATTATGCCGCGGCCGGAGCCGGCGGCCTGGCGGTCGGCGTGCATACGACCCAGTTTGCGATCCGGGACCCGAACCACGGGTTGTTCCAGCCGGTTCTTGCCCTGGCGGCCGAGGAGATGGATCGCGCCGATGATCGGAGCGGTCGGCCCTTGATCCGGGTCGGGGGGATCTGCGGCCGGACGGATCAGGCGGTGTCCGAGGCTCGGCTCCTCCGCGATCTGGGATATCATGCGGGATTACTCAGCCTTTCGGCCGTGGCCGAGGAGCACGATGCGGCGAAGCTGGCCCACTGCCGAGCCGTGGCCGAGGTCATTCCGCTCGTTGGGTTTTATCTGCAGCGAGCGGTGGGAGGACCGGATCTGTCGTATCGCTTCTGGCGGTCGTTTGCCGAGATCGACGACGTGGTGGCGATCAAGGTTGCCCCGTTCGACCGCTACCGCACGCTCGACGTGATGCGGGCCGTGGCCGAGTCGGGCCGCGACGACATCGCACTTTATACAGGAAACGACGACGCGATTGTGCATGATCTCATCTCCCCGTATCGGTTTCAGGTTGGTTCCCGATGGGTTGAGCTTCGGTTCGTGGGGGGATTGCTCGGTCACTGGGCCGTCTGGACGAAGAAGGCGGTTGAACTGCTCGAAACCTGCCATGCCGCTGTCTCGGACGAGGGGGCAGCGGAGGAGCGGTCGAATGCGTTGGTCGTTTCGCTCCTTCGCAAGGCCGCCCAGGTGACCGACACCAATGCCGTGTTCTTCGACGCGGCCAATGGGTTTGCCGGGTGTATCGCCGGCCTGCATGAAATCCTCCGCCGCCAGGGCTTGCTAGAAGGAATCTGGTGCCTCGACCCCAATGAAGGGCTCAGTCCCGGTCAGCGCGAGGAAATCGACCGTGTGCTTGAGAGCTATCCCGACTTGAACGACGACGCCTTCGTTGCCGAACACCGAGATGAGTGGCTCAGTGGATAA
- a CDS encoding D-glycero-alpha-D-manno-heptose-1,7-bisphosphate 7-phosphatase, translated as MSTRRAVFLDKDGTVIENVPYNVDPSLIQLCEGAAEGLRLLAEAGYLLVVVSNQSGVARGYFPESAIGPVEARLRELLAEQGVALDGFRYCPHHPDGSVTAYAIACECRKPAPGMLSEAARTLDIELSRSWMVGDIADDVEAGRRAGCRTVLIVRTEDELPSPPPDVIAGNLAEAARRILRADTATDLTHRV; from the coding sequence ATGAGCACCCGACGCGCCGTCTTTCTCGATAAGGACGGTACTGTGATTGAAAACGTCCCCTATAATGTCGATCCGTCGTTGATCCAGCTGTGTGAAGGCGCGGCCGAGGGGCTCCGGTTGCTGGCCGAGGCGGGCTATCTGCTGGTCGTGGTGTCGAATCAGTCGGGGGTGGCGCGGGGCTACTTTCCCGAGTCGGCGATTGGTCCGGTCGAAGCTCGACTCCGAGAATTGCTGGCGGAGCAAGGGGTGGCGCTCGATGGCTTCCGCTACTGTCCGCACCACCCCGACGGCAGCGTAACGGCGTATGCCATTGCATGTGAGTGCCGGAAACCGGCGCCGGGCATGCTGAGTGAGGCAGCCCGGACCCTGGACATTGAGCTCTCGCGGTCCTGGATGGTCGGCGATATTGCCGACGATGTTGAGGCCGGTCGGCGAGCCGGTTGCCGGACGGTTCTCATTGTCCGAACCGAGGATGAATTGCCATCACCTCCGCCCGATGTGATTGCTGGGAATCTGGCGGAAGCTGCTCGCCGGATTCTGCGTGCGGATACCGCGACTGACCTTACGCATCGGGTGTGA
- a CDS encoding LIC_10091 family protein translates to MISARGRESGLAAQPTTSFPELIRSLSEPETGPHADNLLTNEDSFPRVIGDLERRVTSGGLYLGVGPDQNFSYIARCAPARSFVLDFRRRNLRLHLLHKALFMLSETRVDYLTRLTARQPRDLPDQPTPSQLVEAFATAPFEERLLERTRLEVFGLIRALGVLDESEWDDLARIQARLAGPGMNAKFLAMPIYPTLGELIQTPDSDGCPAHLLAQESSYRTVRDAQRNDQVLPLVANLAGSVALPRLADWFQSQRLKVSVVYVSDVEFFLLRAGTLDAYVANLERLPRHENALIIRTSTRELDHPDRIPGDSSTTVLRSLPAFLDAARAGRITRPDDLFTPDA, encoded by the coding sequence ATGATCTCAGCTCGAGGCCGAGAGTCTGGTTTGGCTGCTCAACCAACCACGTCCTTTCCCGAATTGATCCGATCCCTCTCGGAGCCCGAGACCGGACCTCACGCGGACAATCTGTTGACAAATGAGGACTCTTTTCCTCGTGTCATTGGCGACCTGGAACGGAGAGTGACTTCTGGAGGCCTCTATCTTGGGGTCGGTCCGGATCAGAACTTTTCGTACATCGCTCGATGTGCCCCGGCACGATCATTCGTCCTCGATTTCCGTAGGCGAAACCTGCGCTTGCACCTGTTGCACAAAGCCCTGTTTATGCTCTCGGAAACCCGGGTCGACTACCTGACCCGGCTCACCGCTCGACAGCCCAGGGATTTACCGGATCAACCAACCCCGTCGCAACTCGTCGAGGCATTCGCAACGGCCCCGTTCGAGGAGCGGTTACTGGAGCGTACGCGTCTCGAAGTCTTCGGACTGATCCGGGCCCTGGGGGTTCTGGACGAGTCCGAATGGGACGACCTTGCCCGCATTCAAGCCCGACTCGCCGGTCCAGGGATGAACGCAAAGTTCCTGGCGATGCCGATCTATCCCACCTTGGGCGAATTGATTCAAACCCCAGACTCCGACGGTTGTCCTGCGCACCTCTTGGCTCAGGAATCCTCCTACCGCACGGTTCGAGACGCCCAGCGCAACGATCAAGTCCTCCCCCTTGTGGCCAATCTCGCGGGTTCGGTGGCTCTGCCCCGACTTGCCGATTGGTTCCAATCGCAAAGGCTGAAGGTCTCCGTCGTCTACGTTTCCGATGTTGAGTTTTTCCTGCTTCGAGCCGGAACACTGGATGCCTATGTCGCCAATCTCGAACGACTTCCCAGGCATGAGAATGCTCTGATCATTCGAACCAGCACCCGCGAACTCGACCATCCCGATCGTATCCCCGGCGATAGCTCGACGACCGTTCTCCGATCGCTCCCTGCGTTTCTCGATGCCGCCCGAGCCGGGCGAATCACACGTCCCGATGACCTCTTCACACCCGATGCGTAA
- a CDS encoding hydrogenase maturation protease — MTDAPPALPLERPVLVIGFGNVLRGDDGVGPVVADMVTRWNLAGVLAQSLHQLVPELAEQISNSRNVIFVDADLSSTTDSVTTSPIDPGSTTTPIGHVSDPGQLLALARDLFGLCPRAYLIRIPVSTINLGESLSPLAEAGVKDALSRIAILLDEHGGPLLPVSSRKSPQSSASPPHPGPLILGDANKGIVP, encoded by the coding sequence ATGACGGACGCTCCCCCTGCCCTCCCCCTGGAGCGGCCGGTTCTTGTGATTGGCTTCGGGAACGTGCTTCGAGGAGATGACGGTGTCGGACCCGTTGTCGCCGATATGGTCACCCGATGGAACCTGGCCGGAGTGCTCGCGCAATCGTTGCACCAGTTAGTCCCTGAATTGGCCGAACAAATCTCCAATTCACGCAATGTCATCTTTGTGGACGCCGATCTTTCTAGCACAACCGACTCTGTCACCACAAGCCCGATTGATCCAGGCTCGACCACGACACCAATCGGGCACGTAAGCGATCCGGGGCAACTGCTCGCACTGGCTCGTGATCTGTTTGGCCTCTGCCCCCGGGCGTATCTGATTCGGATTCCGGTCTCCACGATCAATCTGGGTGAATCCCTCTCTCCCCTTGCCGAAGCTGGTGTCAAGGACGCCCTGTCTCGCATCGCCATTCTGCTGGACGAACATGGGGGGCCTCTCCTCCCTGTTTCCTCGCGTAAATCACCCCAATCATCAGCAAGTCCTCCCCATCCTGGTCCGCTCATCCTCGGTGATGCGAACAAAGGAATCGTCCCATGA
- a CDS encoding Ni/Fe hydrogenase subunit alpha, producing MGQRIVIDPVTRIEGHAKITLHLNDDHTVADARFHVTEFRGFERFCEGRPLWEMPGLTARICGICPVSHLMASAKAGDAILSVRIPPAAEKLRRLMNLGQIVQSHALSFFHLSGPDLLLGFDSDPAARNVFGLAQADRETARGGIRLRQFGQEIIEFLGGKKIHPDWCVPGGVREALSDSAREHIKQRISEAIETVRSALDLIKGLLERYPEEVTSFGHFPTLYLGLVAQDGSWEHYDGQLRIINADGTVLAETSDAGDSLELLGESVQPDSYLKSPYYRPLGLTDGMYRVGPLARLNLCERMGSPLADAELIEYRQRGGRIVSSSFFYHYARLVEILACIEQIDALLDDPDLNATHLRAQAGINAQEGVGVSEAPRGTLFHHYTVDEHGLIRSVNLIIATGQNNLAMNAAMLQIARHWIKGPQIPEGVLNRLEAGIRAFDPCLSCSTHAIGQMPILLQLIAPDGSVLDEVQRA from the coding sequence ATGGGCCAGCGCATCGTGATCGATCCGGTGACCCGGATTGAAGGCCACGCAAAGATTACCCTTCACTTAAACGACGACCACACCGTCGCCGATGCCCGCTTCCACGTCACCGAGTTTCGAGGCTTCGAGCGCTTCTGCGAAGGTCGTCCGCTCTGGGAAATGCCCGGCCTGACGGCCCGAATCTGCGGGATCTGTCCCGTCAGCCATCTCATGGCGTCGGCCAAAGCTGGTGACGCCATTCTCAGTGTTCGCATTCCTCCGGCCGCGGAAAAACTGCGGCGACTTATGAACCTCGGCCAGATTGTCCAGTCCCACGCCCTGAGTTTTTTCCACCTGAGCGGTCCCGACTTACTGCTCGGATTCGACAGTGATCCTGCCGCGCGGAACGTGTTTGGCCTGGCCCAGGCCGACCGTGAGACGGCCCGAGGCGGAATTCGCCTGCGACAATTTGGTCAGGAAATCATCGAGTTTCTCGGCGGGAAAAAGATTCATCCGGATTGGTGCGTGCCCGGGGGTGTCCGCGAAGCACTCTCCGATTCGGCACGCGAACACATCAAACAGCGCATTTCCGAAGCGATCGAAACTGTTCGATCTGCTCTTGACCTCATCAAAGGGTTGCTCGAACGGTATCCAGAGGAGGTCACCTCATTCGGACATTTTCCGACACTCTACCTGGGTCTGGTTGCTCAGGATGGGTCGTGGGAACACTACGACGGTCAGCTCCGAATCATCAACGCAGACGGAACGGTTCTTGCCGAGACTTCAGACGCAGGCGACTCTCTCGAACTCCTCGGCGAATCCGTTCAACCTGATTCCTACCTGAAGTCTCCGTATTATCGCCCCTTGGGGCTTACCGACGGCATGTATCGGGTTGGTCCTCTCGCACGTTTGAATCTCTGTGAGCGCATGGGTAGCCCGCTCGCCGATGCGGAATTGATCGAATATCGGCAGCGAGGCGGCCGAATTGTCTCGTCGTCCTTCTTCTACCATTACGCGAGACTTGTGGAAATTCTCGCGTGCATCGAGCAGATCGATGCCCTTCTTGACGACCCGGATCTGAACGCAACACACCTTCGAGCCCAGGCCGGAATCAACGCTCAGGAAGGCGTTGGCGTAAGCGAAGCCCCCCGAGGAACCCTCTTTCACCATTACACGGTGGACGAGCATGGTTTGATTCGATCGGTTAATCTGATCATTGCCACCGGCCAGAACAATCTGGCCATGAACGCCGCCATGCTTCAGATCGCTCGCCATTGGATCAAAGGTCCGCAGATTCCTGAAGGGGTGCTGAACCGCCTGGAGGCCGGTATTCGAGCCTTCGACCCCTGTCTGAGCTGCTCGACGCACGCGATCGGCCAGATGCCGATCCTCCTCCAGTTGATCGCTCCCGACGGCTCGGTTCTCGACGAGGTGCAACGAGCCTGA
- a CDS encoding NADH-quinone oxidoreductase subunit B family protein, translating to MARLRLATVWLGGCSGCHMSFLDMDEYLIDLAEIAEVVFSPLVDSKQYPEGVDVVLVEGAVCNVEHLEMIRRVRANSRILISFGDCAVTGNVSAIRNVQGGALPVLERAYVELSDPSGGIPSPSDIVPKLLDRVLPVHAVVKVDTFLPGCPPSGPMIRTALEKVLTGEPIDLMEHHLSFGGYGRPKGSEHLPASPSSSQSHS from the coding sequence ATGGCTCGTCTGAGACTGGCGACCGTATGGTTGGGCGGCTGCTCGGGCTGTCACATGTCCTTTCTTGACATGGATGAATACCTGATTGATCTGGCTGAGATTGCCGAGGTGGTCTTCTCGCCGCTGGTCGATTCGAAGCAGTATCCTGAAGGGGTCGATGTCGTTCTCGTTGAAGGGGCTGTCTGCAATGTTGAGCACCTGGAGATGATCCGTCGTGTTCGAGCGAATTCACGCATTCTCATCTCATTTGGAGATTGCGCCGTCACAGGCAATGTTTCTGCCATCCGCAATGTGCAGGGTGGTGCCTTACCAGTGCTCGAACGGGCGTATGTCGAACTTTCGGATCCTTCTGGTGGAATCCCCTCTCCAAGCGACATCGTTCCGAAACTGCTCGATCGAGTCCTCCCAGTTCACGCAGTGGTCAAGGTCGATACATTTCTGCCGGGCTGCCCTCCCTCCGGTCCCATGATTCGCACGGCCCTGGAGAAGGTCCTAACTGGCGAGCCGATCGACCTGATGGAGCACCACCTCTCGTTCGGCGGCTATGGCCGTCCGAAAGGATCGGAGCATTTGCCGGCCTCTCCATCATCATCACAATCGCACTCGTGA
- the hoxU gene encoding bidirectional hydrogenase complex protein HoxU produces the protein MAVKTLSVDGQLISAREGQTLLEAAREAGISIPTLCHLDGLNAVGACRLCLVEANGRLLPSCLTPVAEEMDVQTQTDRLQRYRKQIVELLFAERNHVCSVCVANGNCELQSLAMRLGVDHLRYEPQEPECEVDLSHERYGLDHNRCVLCTRCVRVCDEIEGAHTWDVAGRGTHCRVITDLHQPWGDASTCTSCGKCVMACPTGALFHRGSSVSENVHDRETLHALILAREEKQWLV, from the coding sequence ATGGCCGTCAAAACCCTTTCAGTCGACGGTCAGCTCATCAGCGCCCGAGAAGGCCAAACCCTGCTGGAAGCAGCGCGGGAAGCTGGGATCTCCATCCCAACCCTATGCCATCTCGACGGTCTCAACGCGGTTGGAGCGTGCCGACTCTGCCTGGTTGAGGCCAACGGCCGTCTCTTGCCCTCCTGTCTGACCCCGGTGGCTGAGGAGATGGACGTTCAAACGCAAACCGATCGCCTCCAACGCTACCGAAAACAGATCGTCGAACTCTTATTTGCCGAGCGAAACCACGTCTGCTCGGTCTGTGTCGCCAACGGCAATTGCGAGTTGCAATCGCTAGCAATGAGACTTGGGGTCGACCATCTGCGTTACGAACCTCAGGAGCCCGAGTGCGAGGTTGACCTCTCTCACGAGCGCTATGGACTTGATCACAATCGTTGCGTCCTCTGCACCCGATGCGTTCGTGTTTGCGACGAAATTGAAGGAGCACACACCTGGGATGTGGCGGGACGCGGAACCCATTGCCGCGTGATTACCGATCTGCACCAACCCTGGGGAGATGCAAGCACCTGCACCTCCTGCGGAAAATGTGTCATGGCTTGCCCGACTGGAGCACTCTTTCACCGTGGCTCGTCGGTCTCAGAAAACGTCCACGATCGTGAGACCTTGCATGCCTTGATCCTGGCCCGGGAGGAAAAGCAATGGCTCGTCTGA
- the nuoF gene encoding NADH-quinone oxidoreductase subunit NuoF produces MELEDLIALTEAESSQHAEIEIRVCTAAGCLSSGSRSLISALEHAVEDRGLGDRVGLREVGCMRLCCEGPLVSVNTSTSDGTRVPTLYGKVDAAQAPDIVTSVEQGRKSAEALHSIDPNGPFFAHQKSVVLEHCGIVEPERIESSIALGAYRSLHRALHDLSPAEVVEQVTRSGLRGRGGAGYPTGLKWATVAKMPPGQKYVVCNADEGDPGAFMDRSILESDPHRVLEGMAIAAHAIGANQGYIYVRGEYPIAISRLDTAIRQAKRFGLLGSGIFDSTFNFRVDLRIGAGAFVCGEETALIHSIEGLRGTPHPRPPYPAESGLWGHPTLINNVETYANIPVILREGADWFAQIGTEQSKGTKVFALAGKIRRSGLVEVPMGVPLREIVERIGGGSPEGSSVKAVQTGGPSGGCIPAELLDTPVEYESLKALGSIMGSGGMVVMDQDDDMVGVARYFMNFCMDESCGKCVPCRAGTVQMHRLLDRIERGEASHDDLVTLEDLCDLVQHASLCGLGQSAPNPVLSTLRFFRHEYESRLIEFSGPPSSAVSSDPR; encoded by the coding sequence ATGGAACTTGAGGATCTCATCGCCCTGACCGAAGCCGAGTCATCCCAGCACGCTGAGATTGAGATCCGCGTCTGTACGGCGGCTGGATGTCTCTCCTCAGGCTCTCGCTCGCTCATCTCGGCGCTTGAACACGCGGTTGAAGATCGCGGCCTAGGTGATCGGGTCGGCCTCCGAGAGGTCGGGTGCATGCGGCTTTGCTGCGAGGGCCCCCTGGTTTCAGTCAACACATCCACGTCGGATGGAACGAGAGTTCCAACACTGTACGGAAAGGTCGATGCCGCTCAGGCCCCCGACATCGTCACGTCCGTTGAACAGGGCCGGAAATCGGCCGAGGCGCTGCACTCGATTGACCCCAACGGTCCATTCTTCGCTCATCAGAAGTCGGTCGTACTGGAGCACTGCGGCATCGTCGAACCCGAGCGGATCGAATCTTCCATCGCGCTGGGAGCCTATCGCTCTCTTCATCGTGCTCTCCATGATCTGAGCCCCGCCGAGGTCGTCGAGCAGGTCACGCGCAGCGGTCTTCGAGGCCGCGGAGGGGCCGGATACCCGACCGGATTGAAGTGGGCCACCGTGGCCAAAATGCCTCCGGGTCAGAAATACGTGGTCTGCAATGCCGATGAAGGTGACCCGGGCGCGTTCATGGATCGAAGTATCCTGGAAAGTGACCCCCATCGCGTGCTGGAAGGCATGGCGATCGCAGCCCATGCAATCGGAGCCAACCAGGGATATATCTATGTTCGGGGGGAATATCCCATCGCGATTTCCCGCCTCGACACGGCCATTCGCCAGGCCAAGCGGTTCGGTTTGCTCGGAAGCGGAATCTTCGACTCCACGTTTAACTTCCGGGTCGATCTACGCATCGGAGCCGGCGCATTCGTTTGTGGCGAAGAAACAGCCTTGATCCACTCGATTGAGGGATTACGCGGCACCCCACACCCTCGGCCTCCCTATCCTGCAGAATCCGGCCTCTGGGGACATCCGACGCTTATCAACAACGTCGAAACGTACGCAAATATTCCTGTAATTCTTCGCGAAGGGGCCGATTGGTTCGCTCAGATCGGAACCGAACAGAGCAAGGGGACCAAGGTGTTTGCTTTGGCCGGAAAGATCCGCCGCTCTGGTCTTGTTGAGGTTCCCATGGGGGTTCCCTTGCGCGAAATCGTCGAACGGATCGGTGGGGGATCTCCTGAGGGGTCCTCAGTCAAAGCCGTCCAGACGGGAGGTCCTTCCGGCGGCTGCATACCCGCCGAATTGCTCGATACTCCCGTCGAATATGAGTCACTCAAAGCACTCGGCTCGATCATGGGTTCCGGCGGCATGGTCGTTATGGACCAAGACGACGACATGGTCGGAGTCGCTCGCTATTTCATGAATTTTTGCATGGACGAGTCGTGCGGGAAATGTGTCCCGTGTCGCGCCGGCACTGTCCAGATGCATCGACTCCTGGATCGGATCGAGCGGGGAGAAGCCTCTCACGACGATCTCGTCACATTGGAAGACCTTTGCGATTTGGTGCAGCACGCGAGCCTCTGCGGATTGGGTCAGTCGGCTCCGAATCCGGTCCTGAGTACGCTGAGGTTCTTCCGTCACGAATACGAGTCTCGATTGATTGAATTCTCCGGTCCACCTTCGTCCGCAGTGTCCTCCGACCCCAGGTGA